A window from Melopsittacus undulatus isolate bMelUnd1 chromosome Z, bMelUnd1.mat.Z, whole genome shotgun sequence encodes these proteins:
- the LOC101868730 gene encoding tubulin polymerization-promoting protein family member 2, whose translation MSEVENTFRKFATYGDTAASGNSMTGKNFSKMCKECGVMDGKAVTSTDIDIVFNKVKAKGARTITFAEFQQAMKELCVKRFKNKSPEEALQAVYGLIEGKEPGHVGTTKATKVGGVERLTDTSKYTGTHKERFDESGKGKGLAGREDLTDNSGYVGAYKEAGTYDKTH comes from the exons ATGTCCGAGGTAGAAAATACTTTCCGCAAGTTTGCGACATACGGTGACACAGCTGCCAGTGGCAACAGCAtgacagggaagaacttttccAAGATGTGCAAAGAGTGTGGGGTGATGGATGGGAAAGCCGTGACCAGCACTGACATTGACATCGTATTCAACAAAGTCAA GGCCAAGGGTGCTCGGACCATCACCTTTGCTGAGTTCCAGCAGGCCATGAAGGAGCTCTGTGTGAAGCGCTTCAAGAACAAATCACCAGAGGAAGCACTGCAGGCTGTGTATGGCCTCATTGAGGGGAAGGAGCCTGGCCACGTGGGCACCACG AAAGCCACCAAGGTTGGTGGGGTCGAGAGGCTGACGGACACGAGCAAATACACCGGGACCCACAAAGAGCGTTTTGATGAGAGTGGCAAAGGAAAGGGTCTTGCTGGCCGTGAAGATCTGACAGACAACAGCGGCTATGTTGGAGCCTACAAGGAAGCTGGAACCTATGACAAGACACACTAG
- the SYK gene encoding tyrosine-protein kinase SYK isoform X1, with protein MASSTVNPANHLPYFFGNITREEAEEYLMQGGVSDGLYLLRQSRNYLGGFALSLAHGRKVHHYTIERELSGSYAIAGGKSHASPAELISYHSEAADGLICLLRKPFNRPPGVEPKTGPFEDLKENLIREYVKQTWNLQGHALEQAIISQKPQLEKLIATTAHEKMPWFHGRISREESEHRILIGPRNNGKFLIRERDSNGSYALCLLNDGKVLHYRIDRDKTGKLSIPDGKRFDTLWQLVEHYSYKPDGLLRVLTIPCPLGSENDNVGFPFPGPPSKSWAGGGIISRLKSYTFPKAGSKKLQPTTSHPPDEAPFNPYVLQRKRDLTGAEKGDQRDALPMDTEVYESPYADPDEMKPKNVTLDRKLLTLEEGELGSGNFGTVKKGFYKMKKGAKPVAVKILKNESNDPAIKDELLREANVMQQLDNPYIVRMIGICEAEAWMLVMEMAELGPLNKFLQKNRHVTEKNITELVHQVSMGMKYLEESNFVHRDLAARNVLLVTQHYAKISDFGLSKALSADENYYKAQSHGKWPVKWYAPECMNFYKFSSKSDVWSFGVLMWEAFSYGQKPYKGMKGGEVAQMIERGERMERPEVCPTEVYDLMKLCWTYNVDDRPGFVAVELRLRNYYYDISH; from the exons atggcTTCCAGCACAGTGAACCCTGCTAACCATTTGCCATACTTCTTTGGCAATATTACACgtgaagaagcagaagagtATCTGATGCAAGGAGGAGTGAGTGATGGACTATACTTGCTCCGCCAAAGCCGGAATTACCTGGGTGGCTTTGCCTTATCCTTGGCCCATGGAAGGAAGGTTCATCATTATACCATTGAGAGGGAGCTGAGTGGCTCTTATGCCATTGCAGGAGGCAAGTCGCATGCCAGTCCTGCTGAACTCATTAGCTATCactcagaagcagcagatgGCCTTATCTGTCTATTGAGAAAACCTTTCAACCGACCACCAGGTGTTGAACCCAAAACAGGACCCTTTGAAGACTTAAAAGAGAACCTCATCAGGGAGTACGTCAAACAAACTTGGAATTTACAG GGACACGCTCTTGAACAAGCTATCATTAGTCAAAAGCCTCAGCTGGAGAAGTTGATTGCCACTACAGCCCATGAGAAGATGCCATGGTTCCATGGGAGGATCTCACGGGAAGAATCAGAACACCGTATCCTCATTGGGCCAAGGAACAACGGAAAATTTCT TATCCGAGAAAGAGACAGCAATGGTTCCTATGCCCTGTGTCTGCTGAATGATGGAAAAGTACTGCATTACCGTATTGACAGAGATAAGACAGGGAAGCTCTCCATACCGGATGGGAAGAGATTTGACACCCTCTGGCAG TTAGTTGAGCATTATTCATACAAACCAGATGGATTATTAAGGGTTCTTACCATTCCCTGTCCACTTGGCTCAGAAAATG ATAatgttggttttccttttcctggacCCCCTTCTAAG AGTTGGGCAGGAGGTGGAATTATCTCAAGACTCAAATCGTACACCTTTCCAAAGGCTGGCAGCAAAAAG CTTCAGCCAACTACTAGCCACCCACCTGATGAAGCACCTTTTAATCCTTACGtactgcagaggaaaagagatCTTACAGGAGCAGAAAAAG GTGATCAGAGAGATGCCTTACCCATGGATACTGAGGTTTATGAAAGTCCATATGCTGATCCAGatgaaatgaaaccaaaaaATGTCACTCTCGACAGGAAATTGTTAACCTTGGAGGAAGGAGAACTTGGCTCAGGCAACTTTGGTACTGTAAAGAAAGGGTTCTATAAGATGAAAAA GGGTGCCAAGCCAGTGGCTGTAAAAATTCTCAAGAATGAGAGTAATGATCCAGCCATAAAAGATGAATTACTGAGAGAAGCAAATGTAATGCAGCAACTGGATAACCCATATATTGTCCGAATGATAGGCATATGTGAAGCTGAGGCATGGATGTTAGTGATGGAAATGGCTGAACTTGGGCCATTGAACAAATTTTTGCAAAAAAACAG ACATGTCACGGAGAAGAATATAACAGAGCTGGTACATCAGGTTTCCATGGGGATGAAATACCTGGAGGAGAGTAACTTTGTTCATAGGGATCTGGCTGCAAGGAATGTGCTATTAGTCACCCAACATTATGCCAAAATTAGTGATTTTGGGCTTTCTAAAGCTCTTAGTGCTGATGAAAATTATTATAAG GCACAAAGTCATGGAAAATGGCCAGTCAAGTGGTATGCTCCAGAATGCATGAATTTCTACAAATTCTCTAGCAAAAGTGATGTGTGGAGCTTTGGGGTTTTAATGTGGGAAGCTTTCTCTTACGGGCAAAAACCATATAAG GGAATGAAAGGTGGTGAAGTTGCACAGATGATTGAAAGAGGAGAACGAATGGAACGTCCAGAAGTCTGTCCAACAGAAGTCTATGATCTAATGAAATTGTGTTGGACATACAA TGTTGATGACCGACCAGGATTTGTTGCAGTTGAGCTGAGATTACGTAACTACTATTATGACATTTCCCACTAA
- the SYK gene encoding tyrosine-protein kinase SYK isoform X2 — protein MASSTVNPANHLPYFFGNITREEAEEYLMQGGVSDGLYLLRQSRNYLGGFALSLAHGRKVHHYTIERELSGSYAIAGGKSHASPAELISYHSEAADGLICLLRKPFNRPPGVEPKTGPFEDLKENLIREYVKQTWNLQGHALEQAIISQKPQLEKLIATTAHEKMPWFHGRISREESEHRILIGPRNNGKFLIRERDSNGSYALCLLNDGKVLHYRIDRDKTGKLSIPDGKRFDTLWQLVEHYSYKPDGLLRVLTIPCPLGSENDNVGFPFPGPPSKLQPTTSHPPDEAPFNPYVLQRKRDLTGAEKGDQRDALPMDTEVYESPYADPDEMKPKNVTLDRKLLTLEEGELGSGNFGTVKKGFYKMKKGAKPVAVKILKNESNDPAIKDELLREANVMQQLDNPYIVRMIGICEAEAWMLVMEMAELGPLNKFLQKNRHVTEKNITELVHQVSMGMKYLEESNFVHRDLAARNVLLVTQHYAKISDFGLSKALSADENYYKAQSHGKWPVKWYAPECMNFYKFSSKSDVWSFGVLMWEAFSYGQKPYKGMKGGEVAQMIERGERMERPEVCPTEVYDLMKLCWTYNVDDRPGFVAVELRLRNYYYDISH, from the exons atggcTTCCAGCACAGTGAACCCTGCTAACCATTTGCCATACTTCTTTGGCAATATTACACgtgaagaagcagaagagtATCTGATGCAAGGAGGAGTGAGTGATGGACTATACTTGCTCCGCCAAAGCCGGAATTACCTGGGTGGCTTTGCCTTATCCTTGGCCCATGGAAGGAAGGTTCATCATTATACCATTGAGAGGGAGCTGAGTGGCTCTTATGCCATTGCAGGAGGCAAGTCGCATGCCAGTCCTGCTGAACTCATTAGCTATCactcagaagcagcagatgGCCTTATCTGTCTATTGAGAAAACCTTTCAACCGACCACCAGGTGTTGAACCCAAAACAGGACCCTTTGAAGACTTAAAAGAGAACCTCATCAGGGAGTACGTCAAACAAACTTGGAATTTACAG GGACACGCTCTTGAACAAGCTATCATTAGTCAAAAGCCTCAGCTGGAGAAGTTGATTGCCACTACAGCCCATGAGAAGATGCCATGGTTCCATGGGAGGATCTCACGGGAAGAATCAGAACACCGTATCCTCATTGGGCCAAGGAACAACGGAAAATTTCT TATCCGAGAAAGAGACAGCAATGGTTCCTATGCCCTGTGTCTGCTGAATGATGGAAAAGTACTGCATTACCGTATTGACAGAGATAAGACAGGGAAGCTCTCCATACCGGATGGGAAGAGATTTGACACCCTCTGGCAG TTAGTTGAGCATTATTCATACAAACCAGATGGATTATTAAGGGTTCTTACCATTCCCTGTCCACTTGGCTCAGAAAATG ATAatgttggttttccttttcctggacCCCCTTCTAAG CTTCAGCCAACTACTAGCCACCCACCTGATGAAGCACCTTTTAATCCTTACGtactgcagaggaaaagagatCTTACAGGAGCAGAAAAAG GTGATCAGAGAGATGCCTTACCCATGGATACTGAGGTTTATGAAAGTCCATATGCTGATCCAGatgaaatgaaaccaaaaaATGTCACTCTCGACAGGAAATTGTTAACCTTGGAGGAAGGAGAACTTGGCTCAGGCAACTTTGGTACTGTAAAGAAAGGGTTCTATAAGATGAAAAA GGGTGCCAAGCCAGTGGCTGTAAAAATTCTCAAGAATGAGAGTAATGATCCAGCCATAAAAGATGAATTACTGAGAGAAGCAAATGTAATGCAGCAACTGGATAACCCATATATTGTCCGAATGATAGGCATATGTGAAGCTGAGGCATGGATGTTAGTGATGGAAATGGCTGAACTTGGGCCATTGAACAAATTTTTGCAAAAAAACAG ACATGTCACGGAGAAGAATATAACAGAGCTGGTACATCAGGTTTCCATGGGGATGAAATACCTGGAGGAGAGTAACTTTGTTCATAGGGATCTGGCTGCAAGGAATGTGCTATTAGTCACCCAACATTATGCCAAAATTAGTGATTTTGGGCTTTCTAAAGCTCTTAGTGCTGATGAAAATTATTATAAG GCACAAAGTCATGGAAAATGGCCAGTCAAGTGGTATGCTCCAGAATGCATGAATTTCTACAAATTCTCTAGCAAAAGTGATGTGTGGAGCTTTGGGGTTTTAATGTGGGAAGCTTTCTCTTACGGGCAAAAACCATATAAG GGAATGAAAGGTGGTGAAGTTGCACAGATGATTGAAAGAGGAGAACGAATGGAACGTCCAGAAGTCTGTCCAACAGAAGTCTATGATCTAATGAAATTGTGTTGGACATACAA TGTTGATGACCGACCAGGATTTGTTGCAGTTGAGCTGAGATTACGTAACTACTATTATGACATTTCCCACTAA